Proteins co-encoded in one Thamnophis elegans isolate rThaEle1 chromosome 1, rThaEle1.pri, whole genome shotgun sequence genomic window:
- the PRPF19 gene encoding pre-mRNA-processing factor 19 — translation MSLICSISNEVPEHPCLSPVSNHVYERRLIEKYIAENGTDPVNNQPLSEEQLLDIKVAHPIRPKPPSATSIPAILKALQDEWDAVMLHSFTLRQQLQTTRQELSHALYQHDAACRVIARLTKEVTAAREALATLKPQAGLIVPQAIPSSQPNPMGAGEPMDLGELAGMTPEIIQKLQDKATVLTTERKKRGKTVPEELVKPEELNRYRQVASHVGLHSASIPGILALDLCPSDTNKILTGGADKNVVVFDKSSEQILATLKGHTKKVTSVVFHPSQELVFSASPDATIRIWSVSGASCVQVVRAHESAVTGLSLHATGDYLLSSSDDQYWAFSDIQTGRVLTKVTDETSGCALTCAQFHPDGLIFGTGTMDSQIKIWDLKERTNVANFPGHSGPITSIAFSENGYYLATAADDSSVKLWDLRKLKNFKTLQLDNNFEVKSLIFDQSGTYLALGGTDVQVFICKQWTEVLHFTEHSGLTTGVAFGHHAKFLASTGMDRSLKFYSL, via the exons ATGTCCCTCATATGCTCCA TTTCTAATGAGGTACCGGAGCATCCCTGTCTGTCTCCAGTCTCAAACCATGTTTATGAGCGAAGACTGATTGAAAAGTATATTGCAGAGAATGGGACTGATCCAGTGAACAACCAGCCACTGTCTGAGGAACAGCTGCTAGATATCAAAG TTGCCCATCCAATTCGGCCTAAGCCTCCTTCTGCTACCAGTATTCCAGCTATCCTGAAGGCACTACAAGATGAATGG GATGCTGTCATGTTACACAGTTTCACTTTGCGGCAACAACTTCAGACTACACGCCAGGAACTTTCTCATGCACTCTACCAACATGATGCTGCCTGCCGTGTCATTGCTCGTCTCACCAAAGAGGTGACTGCTGCAAGAGAAG CTTTGGCAACTCTGAAACCCCAGGCTGGCCTTATTGTTCCCCAAGCTATACCCTCTTCACAACCAAATCCTATG GGTGCTGGTGAACCAATGGATCTAGGAGAGTTGGCAGGAATGACGCCAGAAATTATCCAGAAA CTTCAAGACAAAGCCACAGTGCTGACCACAGAGCGCAAAAAG AGAGGGAAGACTGTGCCAGAGGAACTGGTGAAACCAGAAGAACTTAATAGATACCGGCAGGTGGCTTCACATGTG ggattgcaCAGTGCCAGCATCCCTGGCATCCTTGCTCTTGACCTGTGTCCTTCTGATACCAACAAGATCCTCACAG GTGGGGCTGATAAAAATGTTGTTGTCTTTGACAAGAGCTCAGAACAGATCCTGGCCACCCTGAAAGGTCACACAAAGAAGGTCACCAGCGTAGTCTTCCATCCATCCCAG GAACTGGTGTTTTCAGCATCTCCAGATGCTACTATCCGGATTTGGTCTGTCTCTGGCGCTTCCTGTGTGCAGGTTGTACGAGCCCATGAAAGTGCTGTCACAGGGCTGAGTCTTCATGCAACTGGAGATTATCTTCTCAGCTCTTCTGATGATCAG TATTGGGCTTTCTCTGACATCCAGACTGGCCGTGTTCTCACCAAGGTCACAGACGAAACTTCTGGCTGTG CTCTCACCTGTGCTCAGTTCCATCCTgatgggcttatttttgggacagGAACAATGGACTCCCAGATTAAAATCTGGGACTTAAAG GAACGGACTAATGTCGCTAACTTCCCTGGACACTCTGGTCCCATTACTAGCATTGCCTTCTCCGAGAATGGCTACTACTTGGCCACTGCTGCTGATGATTCCTCAGTCAAACTTTGGGATCTCCGCAAGCTGAAGAATTTCAAGACGCTGCAGCTGGATAATAACTTTGAG GTGAAGTCTCTCATCTTTGATCAGAGTGGTACCTATCTGGCCCTGGGTGGTACTGATGTCCAGGTGTTCATCTGTAAACAATGGACAGAAGTTCTTCATTTCACAG AGCACAGTGGGCTGACAACAGGAGTAGCCTTTGGGCACCATGCTAAGTTCCTCGCTTCCACAGGCATGGACAGAAGCCTGAAATTCTACAGCCTGTAG